Proteins encoded together in one Actinomycetes bacterium window:
- a CDS encoding alpha-E domain-containing protein encodes MLSRIAESLFWIGRYIERADDTSRFLDAYVHRLLENPWIDEVAASRSLLQILGVDVPDDVAGTSTVIDLLAFDPENPSAIAGAWNAARENARGARETISSELWQALNATWHAIPGQRRSAQRMGPHGFLAYMRERAAVVNGFAESSMSHDDGWQFLVLGRSLERADMTARLLATRVVDAEHAPSWSTLLRACGADETFVRTYRGARRPEDVAEFLLLDRLFPRSVVAALESAEQCLLELEPGVERAGVGDPARRVIGRTRTGLEYVDRAALLSTLPQQLAIVQSACLEASRAVATRYFQYAAPVAWAQEGAS; translated from the coding sequence ATGCTGAGCCGCATCGCCGAGTCGCTGTTCTGGATCGGCCGCTACATCGAGCGGGCCGACGACACCTCGCGCTTCCTCGACGCCTACGTGCACCGCCTGCTCGAGAACCCGTGGATCGACGAGGTGGCGGCGAGCCGCTCACTGCTGCAGATCCTCGGTGTCGACGTACCGGACGACGTCGCGGGCACGAGCACGGTCATCGACCTGCTCGCGTTCGACCCCGAGAACCCGTCGGCCATCGCGGGCGCATGGAACGCCGCACGGGAGAACGCGCGAGGGGCACGCGAGACCATCTCCTCCGAGCTGTGGCAGGCGCTGAACGCCACGTGGCACGCGATCCCGGGCCAGCGACGGTCGGCCCAGCGGATGGGGCCGCACGGCTTCCTGGCCTACATGCGCGAGCGTGCGGCGGTGGTCAACGGGTTCGCGGAGTCGTCGATGAGCCATGACGACGGCTGGCAGTTCCTCGTGCTCGGTCGCAGCCTCGAGCGGGCCGACATGACCGCGCGCCTGCTCGCGACCAGGGTCGTGGACGCCGAGCACGCGCCCTCGTGGTCGACCCTGTTGCGGGCCTGCGGCGCCGACGAGACCTTCGTGCGCACCTATCGAGGCGCGCGCCGCCCGGAGGACGTCGCGGAGTTCCTCCTGCTCGACCGGCTCTTCCCGCGCTCGGTCGTGGCCGCGCTGGAGTCCGCCGAGCAGTGTCTGCTGGAGCTCGAGCCGGGCGTGGAGCGCGCGGGCGTCGGCGACCCCGCGCGGCGGGTGATCGGCCGGACCCGGACCGGGCTGGAGTACGTCGACCGCGCCGCGCTGCTCTCGACCCTGCCGCAGCAGCTCGCGATCGTGCAGTCGGCGTGCCTCGAGGCGTCGCGCGCGGTGGCGACGAGGTACTTCCAGTACGCCGCCCCGGTCGCGTGGGCCCAGGAGGGGGCGTCGTGA
- a CDS encoding circularly permuted type 2 ATP-grasp protein: MPELFSDYALGDAWDEMFATDARPRATYEALFAALEPLGAADLRYRAEQLSRLFTDRGVTFAHAGEERPFPLDLLPRIIDGAEWAHVVRGVRQRVAALEAFLADLYGKGEVFADGVMPRRVVMSGSQLRREVYGIEPPNGVRIHVAGVDLIRDEQGAFRVLEDNLRVPSGVSYVIENRRAMTQLFPGLFATHRVYPVDEYPARLLAALRAAAPAGVTDPEVVVLTPGVYNAAYFEHALLARLMGVELVEGRDLVCSGNRVRMRTTHGERPVHVIYRRIDDEFLDPLHFRPDSVLGPPGLLNAARAGNVTIANAVGNGAADDKLVYSYVPDLIRYYLSEEPVLANVETYRLEDQETLRWVLSELDQLVLKPVDGAGGKGIVIGPFAEEQELRTLHATVAADPRGWIAQRPVALSTSPTLIGERIAPRHVDLRPFAVNDGREVWVLPGGLTRVALPEGALVVNSSQGGGSKDTWVLAPEHEPVDTTPEVGSEPLGVVPVSLPRLGEVERDLGPVLDQGGQQQ, translated from the coding sequence GTGCCCGAGCTCTTCAGCGACTACGCGCTCGGCGACGCCTGGGACGAGATGTTCGCCACCGATGCGAGGCCGCGCGCGACGTACGAGGCGCTGTTCGCGGCGCTGGAGCCGCTGGGAGCCGCGGACCTGCGCTACCGCGCCGAGCAGCTGAGCCGGCTGTTCACCGACCGCGGGGTCACCTTCGCCCACGCGGGCGAGGAGCGGCCGTTCCCCCTCGACCTGCTGCCGCGGATCATCGACGGGGCCGAGTGGGCGCACGTGGTGCGCGGGGTCCGCCAGCGCGTCGCGGCGCTCGAGGCGTTCCTCGCGGACCTCTACGGCAAGGGCGAGGTCTTCGCCGACGGGGTGATGCCCCGGCGGGTCGTGATGTCCGGGTCGCAGCTGCGCCGAGAGGTGTATGGCATCGAGCCGCCGAACGGGGTGCGCATCCATGTGGCCGGCGTCGACCTGATCCGCGACGAGCAGGGCGCCTTCCGCGTCCTCGAGGACAACCTGCGCGTCCCGTCCGGGGTCAGCTACGTCATCGAGAACCGCCGGGCCATGACGCAGCTGTTCCCCGGACTGTTCGCGACGCACCGGGTGTACCCCGTCGATGAGTACCCGGCGCGGCTGCTCGCCGCCCTGCGCGCCGCCGCCCCGGCCGGCGTCACCGATCCCGAGGTCGTCGTGCTCACCCCCGGGGTCTACAACGCGGCCTACTTCGAGCACGCGCTGCTCGCCCGCCTCATGGGCGTCGAGCTCGTGGAGGGGCGCGACCTCGTGTGCTCCGGCAACCGGGTTCGGATGCGTACGACGCACGGCGAGCGGCCGGTCCACGTCATCTACCGCCGCATCGACGACGAGTTCCTCGACCCGCTGCACTTCCGCCCCGACTCGGTGCTCGGCCCGCCCGGGCTGCTCAACGCGGCCCGTGCCGGCAACGTCACCATCGCCAACGCGGTCGGCAATGGAGCCGCCGACGACAAGCTCGTCTACAGCTACGTGCCCGACCTCATCCGCTACTACCTCTCCGAGGAGCCGGTCCTCGCCAACGTGGAGACCTATCGGCTCGAGGACCAGGAGACGCTTCGGTGGGTGCTCTCCGAGCTCGACCAGCTCGTGCTGAAGCCGGTCGACGGCGCGGGCGGCAAGGGGATCGTCATCGGGCCCTTCGCCGAGGAGCAGGAGCTGCGCACGCTGCACGCCACGGTCGCCGCCGACCCGCGGGGCTGGATCGCCCAGCGCCCGGTCGCGCTGTCGACCTCACCGACGCTGATCGGGGAACGCATCGCGCCCCGGCACGTCGACCTGCGGCCGTTCGCGGTCAACGACGGGCGGGAGGTGTGGGTGCTCCCCGGCGGGCTGACGCGAGTGGCGCTGCCGGAGGGGGCGTTGGTCGTGAACTCGAGCCAGGGCGGCGGTTCGAAGGACACCTGGGTGCTCGCCCCGGAGCACGAGCCGGTGGACACGACACCCGAGGTCGGCTCGGAGCCGCTGGGCGTGGTCCCGGTGTCGCTGCCCCGTCTCGGCGAGGTGGAGCGCGACCTCGGACCAGTGCTCGACCAGGGCGGGCAGCAGCAGTGA
- a CDS encoding NAD(P)H-quinone oxidoreductase: MKAIVIETPGGPDVLSWQDVPDPRPGPGEVLVEVAASAVNRADLLQRRGHYDPPPGASPYPGLECSGRVVELGEGVSGLDLGEPVCALLSGGGYAERVAVPAGQVLPLPSGVDLLAAAALPEVACTVWSNVFMLAALRPGEVLLVHGGGSGIGTMAVQLGRAVGARVAVTAGSAEKLARCRELGAEILVDYHRQDFVAAVRAATGDHGADVVLDIIGAKYLARNVEVLAPNGRLVVVGLQGGTKAELDLAALMTRRAAILVTTLRGRPAEEKAAVCSSVVEHVWPLVESGQVRPVVDRVVPMPAAAEAHRVVEASEHVGKVLLQVPR, from the coding sequence GTGAAGGCCATCGTGATCGAGACTCCCGGCGGACCTGACGTGCTGTCCTGGCAGGACGTACCGGATCCTCGACCGGGGCCGGGCGAGGTGCTCGTCGAGGTCGCCGCGAGCGCCGTGAACCGAGCCGACCTGCTGCAGCGGCGCGGCCACTACGACCCGCCGCCCGGTGCCTCGCCCTACCCGGGCCTGGAGTGCTCGGGACGCGTCGTCGAACTCGGCGAAGGCGTCTCCGGCCTGGATCTGGGGGAGCCGGTCTGCGCCCTGCTCAGCGGCGGGGGCTACGCGGAGCGCGTCGCCGTACCGGCCGGCCAGGTGCTGCCTCTCCCCTCCGGGGTCGACCTGCTCGCGGCCGCGGCGCTTCCCGAGGTCGCCTGCACGGTGTGGTCGAACGTGTTCATGCTGGCCGCGCTGCGTCCCGGCGAAGTGCTGCTCGTCCACGGCGGCGGGTCGGGCATCGGGACGATGGCGGTCCAGCTCGGCCGAGCGGTCGGCGCGCGGGTCGCGGTCACGGCCGGCAGCGCGGAGAAGCTCGCACGCTGCCGGGAGCTCGGCGCCGAGATCCTCGTCGACTACCACCGGCAGGACTTCGTGGCGGCCGTTCGCGCCGCGACCGGCGACCACGGCGCCGACGTGGTGCTCGACATCATCGGCGCGAAGTACCTGGCGCGAAACGTCGAGGTGCTCGCTCCGAACGGGCGCCTCGTCGTCGTGGGCCTGCAGGGCGGGACGAAGGCCGAGCTGGACCTGGCCGCGCTGATGACCCGCCGCGCGGCGATCCTCGTCACGACCCTGCGCGGCCGCCCGGCGGAGGAGAAGGCAGCCGTGTGCTCCTCCGTCGTCGAGCACGTCTGGCCACTGGTCGAGTCCGGTCAGGTGCGCCCCGTCGTCGACCGGGTCGTCCCGATGCCCGCGGCCGCGGAGGCGCACCGGGTCGTCGAGGCGAGCGAGCACGTCGGCAAGGTGCTCCTCCAGGTCCCCCGCTGA
- a CDS encoding GNAT family N-acetyltransferase translates to MTELRPLRLPEDLEPLWRIAFEAEQAVHPDLVTTHEEVRTLLEGPGVDMREGVRVAVDDRGEVVGFVATEVDPPGREVRVDAYARPGSPTDLLALLLEHGVRYARGVAVARSAEPGWVCLGGAYVDDAAYVAALGAAGLAPVRRFHRMHLDLRTARPQAPVLPEGTTITVVGPDEAAQRELHEVLEEAFEGHWRHVRHPWPEWIAWVSNRGYDPTQWWLARVDGVPAGALLGDDTLAESDTAYVSMLGVLAPYRGRGLARALLLTAFEEARRRGRIALRLGVDTENGTGAPALYASVGMSAAQTVEAYELPLP, encoded by the coding sequence GTGACCGAGCTGCGCCCCCTCCGCCTCCCCGAGGACCTCGAGCCCTTGTGGCGGATCGCGTTCGAGGCCGAGCAGGCCGTGCACCCCGACCTCGTGACCACCCACGAGGAGGTCCGCACGCTGCTGGAGGGCCCCGGCGTGGACATGCGGGAGGGCGTACGGGTCGCCGTGGACGACCGTGGTGAGGTCGTCGGTTTCGTGGCCACCGAGGTCGACCCGCCGGGACGCGAGGTTCGGGTCGACGCCTACGCCCGCCCCGGTTCGCCGACCGACCTCCTGGCGCTGCTGCTGGAGCACGGCGTGCGGTACGCCCGCGGGGTCGCGGTCGCTCGCTCGGCAGAGCCCGGATGGGTCTGCCTGGGCGGCGCCTACGTCGACGACGCGGCGTACGTCGCCGCGCTCGGTGCCGCTGGGCTGGCCCCCGTCCGGCGCTTCCACCGGATGCACCTGGACCTGCGGACCGCGCGCCCGCAGGCCCCGGTGCTGCCCGAGGGCACGACGATCACGGTCGTCGGCCCCGACGAGGCCGCGCAGCGCGAGCTGCACGAGGTGCTGGAGGAGGCGTTCGAGGGGCACTGGCGCCACGTCCGGCACCCGTGGCCCGAGTGGATCGCGTGGGTGAGCAACCGGGGCTACGACCCGACCCAGTGGTGGTTGGCCCGCGTCGACGGCGTACCGGCGGGTGCCCTCCTCGGCGACGACACCCTGGCCGAGTCCGACACCGCCTACGTCAGCATGCTCGGCGTGCTGGCTCCGTACCGGGGCCGGGGCCTTGCCCGGGCGCTGCTCCTGACCGCCTTCGAGGAGGCGCGGCGGCGGGGCCGGATCGCCCTACGGCTCGGCGTGGACACCGAGAACGGCACCGGCGCCCCCGCGCTGTACGCCTCGGTCGGCATGTCCGCCGCGCAGACCGTCGAGGCCTACGAGCTCCCGCTGCCCTGA
- a CDS encoding bacterial proteasome activator family protein — protein MSEPPEDQEVIIVGPGGQPVSRLVPGPSGILVPQPEGGEPPPEPEGNPITDVIEQPAKVMRIGSMIKQLLDEVRAAPLDEAARTRLRDIHRRSVIELEDGLSPELREELDRLALPFSQDAVPSDSELRVAQAQLVGWLEGLFHGIQTALFAQQMAARAQLEEMRRRALPPGSVPPQDEDGTGRPGQYL, from the coding sequence ATGAGCGAGCCGCCCGAGGACCAGGAGGTCATCATCGTCGGCCCCGGTGGGCAACCGGTCTCCCGGCTCGTCCCCGGCCCTTCGGGCATCCTGGTCCCGCAACCCGAGGGGGGCGAGCCCCCGCCCGAGCCGGAGGGCAACCCGATCACCGACGTGATCGAGCAGCCGGCGAAGGTCATGCGCATCGGCAGCATGATCAAACAGCTGCTCGACGAGGTGCGCGCGGCCCCGCTGGACGAGGCCGCGAGGACCCGGCTCCGTGACATCCACCGGCGCTCGGTGATCGAGCTGGAGGACGGCCTGTCCCCGGAGCTGCGTGAGGAGCTCGACCGCCTCGCGCTGCCGTTCTCCCAGGACGCCGTGCCGTCGGACAGCGAGCTGCGCGTCGCCCAGGCCCAGCTCGTCGGGTGGCTCGAGGGGCTCTTCCACGGCATCCAGACTGCGCTCTTCGCCCAACAGATGGCCGCCCGGGCGCAGCTGGAGGAGATGCGCCGGCGGGCGCTGCCGCCCGGGTCGGTGCCACCCCAGGACGAGGACGGCACCGGGCGCCCCGGCCAGTACCTCTGA
- a CDS encoding TrpB-like pyridoxal phosphate-dependent enzyme codes for MADQHKITLDESEMPTRWYNVIPDLPAPPPPPLHPGTLQPVGPDDLAPLFPMDLILQEVTGESYVDIPDEVLDVYRQWRPSPLYRAHRLERALGTPARIYYKYEGVSPAGSHKPNTAVPQAFYNAKAGVRKITTETGAGQWGTALAFACALFGIECEVWQVGASYDQKPYRRLMMEVFGATVHRSPSDLTAAGRAILAESPRHPGSLGIAISEAVEVAASEPETRYALGSVLNHVLLHQTIIGEEALRQFAKVGESPDLLVGCTGGGSNFAGLSFPFLREKLAGRMNPTIRAVEPASCPSLTRGAYAYDFGDTAGMTPLLKMHTLGHDFVPDPIHAGGLRYHGMSPLISHIYELGLMEAIAVPQSECFAAGVQFARTEGILPAPEPTHAIAACIREALACKESGEEKVILTALCGHGHFDLSAYEAYLSGAMTDEDVPDARFAAALASVPAVG; via the coding sequence ATGGCCGACCAGCACAAGATCACCCTCGACGAGTCGGAGATGCCGACGCGTTGGTACAACGTCATCCCCGACCTGCCGGCACCGCCACCGCCGCCGCTGCACCCGGGGACCCTGCAGCCGGTCGGACCAGACGACCTCGCGCCGCTGTTCCCGATGGACCTCATCCTCCAGGAGGTGACCGGCGAGTCCTACGTCGACATCCCCGACGAGGTCCTCGACGTCTATCGGCAGTGGCGGCCCTCCCCGCTCTACCGCGCCCACCGCCTCGAGCGAGCGCTCGGCACCCCGGCGCGGATCTACTACAAGTACGAGGGGGTCTCGCCGGCCGGCTCGCACAAGCCGAACACCGCGGTCCCTCAGGCCTTCTACAACGCCAAGGCGGGCGTCCGGAAGATCACGACCGAAACCGGCGCGGGCCAGTGGGGAACCGCCCTGGCCTTCGCGTGCGCACTCTTCGGGATCGAGTGCGAGGTCTGGCAGGTCGGCGCGAGCTATGACCAGAAGCCGTACCGGCGCCTCATGATGGAGGTCTTCGGCGCTACCGTGCACCGCTCACCGTCGGACCTCACCGCCGCGGGCCGGGCCATCCTCGCCGAGAGCCCGCGGCATCCGGGATCGCTCGGGATCGCGATCTCGGAAGCGGTCGAGGTGGCGGCGTCCGAGCCAGAGACGCGCTACGCCCTCGGCAGCGTGCTCAACCACGTCCTCCTCCACCAGACGATCATCGGCGAGGAGGCGCTTCGCCAGTTCGCCAAGGTCGGGGAGTCGCCGGACCTGCTGGTCGGCTGCACCGGCGGCGGGTCCAACTTCGCCGGTCTGTCCTTCCCGTTCCTGCGCGAGAAGCTCGCCGGCCGGATGAACCCCACCATCCGCGCCGTCGAGCCGGCGTCGTGCCCGTCGCTGACCCGTGGCGCCTACGCCTACGACTTCGGTGACACGGCGGGCATGACGCCGCTGCTCAAGATGCACACCCTCGGCCACGACTTCGTACCGGACCCGATCCACGCCGGAGGCCTGCGCTACCACGGCATGTCACCGCTCATCTCGCACATCTACGAGCTGGGACTCATGGAGGCGATCGCCGTGCCGCAGAGCGAGTGCTTCGCGGCGGGCGTGCAGTTCGCGCGGACGGAGGGGATCCTCCCCGCGCCCGAGCCGACGCACGCCATCGCCGCCTGCATCCGGGAGGCGTTGGCGTGCAAGGAGTCCGGGGAGGAGAAGGTCATCCTCACCGCGCTGTGCGGGCACGGCCACTTTGACCTGTCGGCGTACGAGGCGTACCTGTCGGGCGCGATGACCGACGAGGACGTACCCGACGCCCGCTTCGCCGCCGCGCTCGCGAGCGTCCCCGCCGTCGGCTGA
- a CDS encoding HAD family hydrolase, producing the protein MSPAAGADLPVGLLPGWRPALVALDIDGTAVRAETDEVSPAVVEAVARARAEGAHVVLATGRGVLGVRDVAVQLGLGDQPAVCSNGAVTAVPERLEVLHAVTFDCGPAVRIIQQSLPEAIVAVERPGLGYAVTRPFPPDEVSGEQLVLPVEEIVARPVSRMVVRWPGAELEEFVARVEAAGLHGVNYAIGYSAWLDVMPPGVSKASALEVLREELGVPGGRTAAFGDGRNDLEMIAWAAHGVAMGEAVLEVQDAADEVTLSAHDDGVAHVLTRWFPPA; encoded by the coding sequence GTGAGCCCCGCGGCGGGTGCCGACCTGCCGGTGGGGCTGCTGCCCGGGTGGCGCCCCGCGCTGGTCGCGCTCGACATCGACGGCACGGCGGTACGGGCTGAGACCGACGAGGTGTCACCGGCCGTCGTCGAGGCAGTGGCGCGGGCCCGCGCTGAGGGCGCCCACGTGGTCCTCGCGACCGGGCGAGGCGTGCTCGGGGTCCGCGACGTCGCGGTCCAGCTGGGGCTCGGCGACCAGCCGGCCGTGTGCAGCAACGGCGCCGTGACGGCGGTACCCGAACGCCTGGAGGTGCTGCACGCGGTGACCTTCGACTGCGGCCCCGCCGTACGGATCATCCAGCAGTCCCTGCCCGAGGCGATCGTCGCGGTGGAGCGCCCGGGGCTGGGCTACGCGGTCACCCGGCCGTTCCCGCCGGACGAGGTCAGCGGGGAGCAGCTCGTGCTCCCGGTGGAGGAGATCGTCGCCAGGCCGGTGTCCCGGATGGTGGTGCGCTGGCCGGGGGCCGAGCTGGAGGAGTTCGTCGCGCGGGTGGAGGCGGCCGGGCTGCACGGGGTCAACTACGCGATCGGCTACTCCGCCTGGCTCGACGTCATGCCCCCGGGGGTCTCCAAGGCGTCGGCCCTGGAGGTCCTGCGCGAGGAGCTCGGCGTGCCGGGCGGGCGTACGGCTGCCTTCGGGGACGGGCGCAACGACCTGGAGATGATCGCCTGGGCCGCCCACGGCGTGGCCATGGGTGAGGCCGTCCTCGAGGTCCAGGACGCCGCCGACGAGGTCACCCTGAGCGCCCACGACGACGGCGTCGCCCACGTGCTCACCCGCTGGTTCCCGCCAGCCTGA
- the serS gene encoding serine--tRNA ligase has translation MIDLRLLRESPDTLRASQRARGEPVELVDELVAADEARRRAGTAYDALRAEQRTLGRQVAQASGEEKQALLEQAQRLAADVRSAEAEREAADARADQLLRALSNVVDPAAPVGGEEDYTVLTHVGTPRDFAAEGFEPRDHLELGELLGAIDTDRGAKVSGARFYYLTGVGALLQLGMLQLAMTQAVSAGFVPVITPVLVKPEAMEGTGFLAQAAENVYRLPEEDLYLVGTSEVPLAAYHMGEILDADSLPLRYAGWSSCFRREAGSYGKDTRGIIRVHQFDKVEMFAFTRVEDAAEEHQRLLAWEQEMLAKVEVPYRVIDVATGDLGSSAARKFDCEGWVPSQGRYRELTSTSNCTTFQARRLDVRTRGADGRTAPVATLNGTLATTRWLVAILENHQLADGSVRVPEALRPYVGGREVLTPS, from the coding sequence GTGATCGACCTCCGCCTCCTGCGCGAGAGCCCGGACACGCTACGAGCGTCGCAGCGCGCCCGCGGCGAGCCGGTGGAGCTCGTCGACGAGCTGGTCGCGGCGGACGAGGCCCGGCGTCGGGCGGGTACGGCGTACGACGCGCTGCGCGCCGAGCAGCGGACCCTCGGTCGCCAGGTCGCCCAGGCCTCGGGCGAGGAGAAGCAGGCGCTGCTCGAGCAGGCCCAGCGGCTGGCCGCTGACGTCCGGTCGGCCGAGGCGGAGCGCGAGGCCGCCGACGCGCGCGCCGACCAGCTGCTCCGTGCGCTGTCCAACGTGGTCGACCCGGCGGCGCCGGTCGGCGGCGAGGAGGACTACACCGTCCTGACCCACGTGGGGACGCCGCGCGACTTCGCCGCGGAGGGCTTCGAGCCGCGCGACCACCTGGAGCTCGGCGAGCTGCTCGGTGCCATCGACACCGACCGGGGGGCGAAGGTGTCGGGGGCGCGCTTCTACTACCTCACCGGGGTCGGTGCGCTGCTTCAGCTGGGGATGCTCCAGCTGGCCATGACCCAGGCCGTGTCGGCCGGCTTCGTCCCGGTCATCACCCCGGTCCTGGTCAAGCCGGAGGCGATGGAGGGCACCGGGTTCCTGGCCCAGGCCGCAGAGAACGTCTACCGGCTGCCGGAGGAGGACCTCTACCTCGTCGGGACCTCGGAGGTGCCGCTGGCGGCGTACCACATGGGCGAGATCCTGGACGCCGACTCGCTGCCGCTGCGCTACGCGGGGTGGTCGTCGTGCTTTCGTCGCGAGGCGGGCTCCTACGGCAAGGACACCCGCGGGATCATCCGCGTGCACCAGTTCGACAAGGTGGAGATGTTCGCGTTCACCCGGGTCGAGGACGCTGCCGAGGAGCACCAGAGGCTGCTCGCCTGGGAGCAGGAGATGCTCGCCAAGGTCGAGGTGCCCTACCGGGTGATCGACGTGGCGACCGGTGACCTGGGCTCCAGCGCGGCGCGCAAGTTCGACTGCGAGGGCTGGGTGCCAAGCCAGGGGCGCTACCGCGAGCTGACGTCGACGTCGAACTGCACGACGTTCCAGGCGCGCCGCCTGGACGTACGGACGCGTGGGGCGGACGGCCGCACGGCCCCGGTCGCCACGCTGAACGGCACCCTGGCCACGACCCGTTGGCTGGTCGCCATCCTGGAGAACCACCAGCTGGCGGACGGCTCGGTGCGGGTCCCGGAGGCGTTGCGGCCGTACGTCGGGGGCCGCGAGGTCCTCACGCCGTCGTGA